A genomic stretch from Neodiprion fabricii isolate iyNeoFabr1 chromosome 3, iyNeoFabr1.1, whole genome shotgun sequence includes:
- the LOC124178062 gene encoding anoctamin-5-like, which yields MDLCRNGQSPYQGMDEVGWDASQKMIALEQQNRSVPLEIDSPNNDRKEVPDFVLTYVDKDTSHAQRREIFEQHLRDQGLRLEYEHEHNLSFIKIFTTQEVLCRYADIMKLRMPIKLSPEERACSQEPSDIFDDARTWFAQVFHFATLDPAKFPTRKYQLSTEFSKDKIYLFDVDAENFFPWSVRCMVVDFILARQAEGIESLLIDGVYSAAYPLHDGTYKQSGSKRSLLYQEWGSTRKWVKLQPLDTIADYFGVNFAIYFAWLGFYTYMLIPASIAGLLCFFYGLITLNSNQLANEACDKTASEIVMCPQCDKTCDYWRLNETCLLTKVTYLFDNPATPVFAVFMSFWTTLYLELWKRRSAELSHRWGLIEWDRSSEHPRPGYLSLLAKATFFRIKQKVNAVTRQIEPHVSYWKVRVPATFFSFSVVLLLTCTAVAAVFAVVLYRMSMITSNSLFGHEVDSASYKTLALPAVAAVLNLVCILALNYIYDWLAVYLTEMEFLRTQAEFDDSLTLKVYLFQFVNYYASIFYIAFMKGKFVGYPKKYNRILGYRQEECSPGGCLMELSIQLAIIMVGKQALSTAIEMILPVIMKSWALFRIHTGLKQKDPIPTKNQWIRDFKLLNWGSRGLYDEYLEMVIQFGFITIFVTAFPLAPFFALANNVLEMRLDATKFLRHYRRPVPRRVRDIGIWARILDALARISVTTNAFIIAFSSNYIPRFVYMMVVSEDKTDHGFLNHTLAYFRTADFINETAPLESKFENITVCRYAEYRNPYGLGVLSYKRPPIYWHILAARLAFVVVFQNVVGLLTMTVQWCLSGTPRKLRARIKREAFLAEELIIKREAARARDYLEGQQLNQSDSMHGDNNSNAIQRRPYITEN from the exons ATGGACCTATGCCGCAATGGCCAGTCCCCATACCAGGGGATGGATGAAGTTGGATGGGATGCGAGCCAAAAAATGATTGCGCTCGAGCAACAAAACCGCTCCGTACCATTA GAAATTGATTCGCCAAATAATGATAGAAAAGAAGTTCCTGACTTTGTGCTCACTTATGTGGATAAGGACACATCTCATGCTCAGCGAAGAGAAATCTTTGAGCAGCATTTGCGAGATCAAGGTCTACGCCTAGAATATGAGCACGAGCACAATTTAAGTTTTATCAAGATTTTTACTACTCAG GAGGTGCTCTGCCGATATGCTGACATTATGAAACTCCGTATGCCGATAAAACTATCACCTGAAGAAAGAGCTTGCAGTCAAGAACCTTCCGACATATTCGACGATGCACGTACTTGGTTTGCacaagtttttcatttcgcaACATTGGATCCTGCTAAATTCCCTACCCGGAAGTATCAGTTGTCTACTGAATTTTCTAAAGATAAAATTTACCT ATTTGACGTCGAtgctgaaaacttttttccttgGAGCGTACGATGTATGGTAGTTGATTTTATTCTTGCCAGACAAGCTGAGGGTATTGAATCTCTATTGATCGATGGAGTTTACTCAGCAGCTTATCCATTGCATGAT GGTACCTATAAGCAATCTGGATCCAAAAGATCACTGCTCTACCAGGAATGGGGCTCCACCCGTAAATGGGTAAAACTGCAGCCCCTGGACACCATCGCGGATTATTTTGGAGTAAATTTCGCGATATACTTTGCGTGGCTCGGCTTTTATACGTACATGCTTATTCCTGCTAGTATAGCAGGATTATTATGTTTCTTTTATG GATTGATTACTTTAAATTCGAATCAGTTGGCAAACGAAGCTTGTGATAAAACCGCCAGTGAGATTGTGATGTGTCCTCAGTGTGACAAAACATGTGACTATTGGAGACTGAACGAGACGTGTTTGCTAACGAAAGTAACTTACTTGTTTGATAATCCGGCTACTCCAGTATTTGCGGTTTTTATGTCATTTTGGACTACCTTGTACCTTGAATTGTGGAAGCGAAGATCCGCAGAACTAAGCCATCGCTGGGGATTAATAGAATGggatcgatcgtcggaacacccTCGACCAGGATATCTGTCTCTCCTTGCCAAAGCAACATTCTtcagaataaaacaaaaa GTGAATGCAGTTACGCGTCAAATAGAGCCTCATGTGAGTTACTGGAAGGTACGAGTCCCAGCAACCTTCTTCAGCTTTTCTGTTGTTCTTCTGCTGACTTGTACTGCCGTTGCCGCTGTTTTTGCAGTAGTTTTGTACCGCATGTCAATGATTACGAGCAACTCACTCTTCGGCCATGAAGTAGATTCCGCGAGCTACAAGACCCTTGCTCTGCCAGCCGTCGCAGCTGTTCTCAATTTG GTGTGCATTCTAGCACTGAATTACATATACGATTGGCTAGCAGTGTACCTAACGGAAATGGAATTCTTACGAACTCAAGCAGAATTTGACGATAGCTTAACACTGAAAGTATACCTGTTTCAATTTGTCAACTACTACGCTTCCATATTTTACATAGCTTTTATGAAAGGCAAGTTTGTTGGATATCCCAAGAAGTATAATCGAATATTAGGATACAG ACAGGAAGAATGCAGCCCGGGAGGATGTCTTATGGAGCTCAGTATACAGCTGGCAATTATAATGGTTGGAAAACAAGCGCTGTCTACTGCAATAGAGATGATTTTGCCAGTAATAATGAAATCGTGGGCCTTATTCCGAATCCACACAGGTCTGAAACAAAAGGATCCCATTCCTACTAAGAACCAATGGATTCGAGACTTCAAACTCCTTAATTGGG GTTCAAGAGGCCTGTACGACGAATATTTGGAAATGGTAATCCAGTTTGGGTTCATAACCATCTTCGTCACAGCGTTTCCGCTGGCGCCGTTTTTTGCTTTGGCTAATAACGTTCTCGAAATGCGTTTAGACGCAACAAAATTTCTCCGACATTACAGACGGCCAGTACCTCGACGTGTACGGGATATTGGAATTTGGGCTCGTATTCTGGACGCCCTTGCACGCATTTCAGTTACTACTAAC GCATTTATAATCGCATTTTCGTCAAATTACATACCGCGATTCGTGTACATGATGGTTGTTAGTGAGGACAAGACTGACCACGGATTCTTGAACCATACTCTTGCGTACTTCAGAACAGCGGATTTTATTAATGAAACTGCTCCATTGGAAAGCAAGTTCGAAAATATCACTGTATGTAGATATGCGGAGTACAGAAATCCTTACGGGCTCGGTGTTCTGTCCTACAAACGGCCTCCAATCTACTGGCATATTCTGGCTGCAAGATTAGCATTTGTCGTCGTCTTTCAG AACGTTGTCGGTTTGCTGACGATGACCGTGCAATGGTGCCTGTCTGGCACACCCCGAAAATTACGTGCGCGTATAAAACGTGAAGCGTTTCTGGCGGAGGAGCTAATCATTAAAAGAGAAGCTGCACGTGCGAGGGATTATCTCGAGGGACAGCAACTCAATCAATCGGATTCTATGCATGGCGACAACAACAGCAATGCAATTCAAAGAAGGCCGTATATAACAGAAAACTGA